In Spinacia oleracea cultivar Varoflay chromosome 5, BTI_SOV_V1, whole genome shotgun sequence, a single window of DNA contains:
- the LOC110783036 gene encoding uncharacterized protein produces the protein MGRPSSVIEIPERRNHRNSPESDDSRDRYRRRRSRSPSYGRYSPEIHRRRRPDSPDRRRSSRRSRSPIRRRSPEYREPRRDNYRREGNARVPEEESDEELRGLSFEEYRRLKRQKMRLTLRKTFWNITPSPPRNENDAFYDREEEAEEVGEEGGGDLRREKSNSRSASSDSESRSSSSESEDSDSRRKRRKKRISKGKSKSKSSRRKKSRKSVDSDEDSDKKESEDEYSSDDDEERKRRKRKSKSKSRSSRSSRSSRKKRGRSSKRRRRESDSEDDSKSEDEEGDERKEKSKRSSKKKKSDEGNSSSASEKEEKIELDEANIDELNPEALALKEMLESQKMAAALINEAPVGPQPLPKAEGHISYGGALRPGEGDAIAQYVQQGKRIPRRGEVGLSADEISKFETLGYVMSGSRHQRMNAIRIRKENQVYSAEDKRALAMFNYEEKAKRESKVMTDLKRLVQRTIGEEVDPNHDPFGPKDDDDVEP, from the coding sequence ATGGGTCGACCATCATCCGTGATTGAAATCCCAGAGCGCCGGAACCACCGCAATTCACCGGAATCTGACGACTCCAGAGATCGTTACCGTCGCCGGAGAAGCCGCAGTCCATCTTATGGCCGGTATTCTCCAGAGATTCACCGCCGTCGCCGCCCTGATTCCCCCGACAGAAGAAGAAGCAGCAGAAGAAGTCGTAGCCCTATTCGTAGGCGGAGCCCCGAGTATCGGGAACCTAGGAGGGATAATTACAGGAGAGAGGGAAATGCTAGGGTACCGGAGGAGGAATCGGATGAGGAATTGCGAGGGTTGAGCTTCGAAGAGTATCGGAGGCTGAAGAGGCAGAAAATGAGGTTGACGCTGAGGAAGACCTTCTGGAACATCACGCCTAGTCCTCCTCGCAATGAAAACGACGCGTTTTATGACCGTGAAGAGGAGGCAGAAGAGGTGGGGGAGGAAGGCGGTGGtgatttgaggagagagaaatcgaATTCTAGGTCTGCGAGTTCAGATTCTGAATCGCGAAGTTCGAGTTCGGAATCGGAGGATTCTGATAGTAGGaggaagaggaggaagaagCGGATTAGCAAGGGTAAGAGTAAGAGTAAGAGTTCGAGGCGAAAGAAGAGTCGGAAATCGGTTGATTCAGATGAAGATTCTGATAAAAAAGAGAGTGAAGATGAGTATTCAAGTGATGATGACgaggaaagaaaaagaagaaagcgAAAATCGAAATCGAAATCGAGGAGTAGTAGAAGTAGTAGGAGTAGCAGGAAGAAGAGGGGAAGAAGTAGCaagagaaggaggagagagagtgattCAGAGGATGATAGCAAAAGCGAAGACGAAGAAGGAGATGAACGCAAGGAGAAATCAAAGAGGAGTagcaagaagaagaagagtgaTGAAGGTAACAGCAGCAGTGCATCTGAGAAAGAAGAGAAGATCGAATTAGATGAAGCAAATATAGATGAGTTAAACCCAGAAGCCTTGGCATTGAAGGAGATGTTGGAATCCCAGAAAATGGCTGCAGCTTTGATCAATGAGGCACCAGTTGGTCCACAGCCATTGCCGAAAGCTGAAGGTCATATTAGCTATGGAGGTGCACTTAGGCCTGGTGAAGGTGATGCAATTGCACAGTATGTTCAACAAGGGAAGCGTATTCCACGTCGTGGAGAAGTTGGGCTTTCAGCTGATGAGATTTCAAAGTTTGAGACACTTGGGTATGTGATGAGTGGTAGTAGACATCAGAGGATGAATGCCATTCGTATTAGGAAAGAAAACCAGGTTTATAGTGCAGAAGATAAGCGTGCTTTGGCTATGTTTAACTATGAAGAGAAGGCGAAGAGGGAGTCGAAGGTTATGACGGATTTGAAGAGGCTTGTTCAACGTACTATTGGGGAAGAAGTTGATCCTAACCATGATCCATTCGGTCCcaaggatgatgatgatgttgaacCGTAA
- the LOC110783046 gene encoding 40S ribosomal protein S24-1, with product MAEKAVTIRTRKFMTNRLLSRKQFVIDVLHPGRANVSKAELKEKLARIYDVNDLNSIFVFKFRTHFGGGKSTGFGLIYDSVDSAKKFEPKYRLIRNGLATKIEKSRKQMKERKNRAKKIRGVKKTKAAEAKKK from the exons ATGGCGGAAAAGGCAGTCACAATCCGAACTCGCAAGTTCATGACCAATCGTCTTCTCTCAAGGAAGCAATTC GTCATCGATGTTCTTCACCCTGGTCGCGCCAACGTTTCCAAG GCTGAGTTGAAGGAAAAATTGGCTAGGATCTATGATGTGAATGATTTGAACTCCATCTTTGTGTTCAAGTTCCGTACTCACTTTGGAGGGGGTAAATCAACTGGATTTGGTTTGATTTATGATTCCGTTGACAGTGCAAAGAAGTTCGAGCCCAAGTACAGGCTGATCAGG AACGGATTGGCCACCAAGATCGAGAAGTCCAGGAAACAAATGAAGGAGAGGAAGAACAGAGCGAAGAAGATTCGTGGTGTTAAGAAG ACTAAAGCCGCAGAAGCTAAGAAGAAGTAA
- the LOC110783024 gene encoding uncharacterized protein, with amino-acid sequence MAALPLISLSHPLQTHLLHLPSTKSQLHSPISYPKLSSGVLQSVKFRNNSAKLRSKSNDPVEADPLFKDQDGVVSDMEGYLNSLSLEYDSVWDTKPSWCQPWTIALTGVSVITCSWLVLHSIVVTVLASTVIFAWWYIFLYSYPKSYSEMIAERRKKVKNGSEDTYGWTKNQ; translated from the exons ATGGCAGCTCTTCCACTTATTTCCCTCTCTCATCCCTTGCAAACCCATCTTCTTCACTTGCCCTCAACAAAATCCCAGCTCCATAGTCCAATATCATACCCTAAACTCTCATCCGGTGTTCTCCAATCAGTTAAATTTCGCAATAATTCTGCAAAATTGAGAAGCAAGTCCAATGACCCAGTTGAGGCTGACCCTTTGTTCAAAGATCAAGACGGCGTCGTCAGTGATATGGAAGGTTATCTCAATTCTCTCTCCCTCGAGTATGATTCTGTTTGGGACACCAAACCCTCTTG GTGTCAACCATGGACAATAGCCCTGACTGGAGTATCAGTGATTACATGCAGCTGGCTGGTTTTGCACTCCATTGTTGTTACTGTTTTGGCTTCCACTGTAATCTTTGCATGGTGGTACATCTTCCTATATTCATATCCTAAG TCATATTCAGAAATGATTGCTGAGCGaagaaaaaaagtgaaaaatggCTCAGAGGACACTTACGGATGGACAAAGAACCAGTGA